One Triticum dicoccoides isolate Atlit2015 ecotype Zavitan chromosome 3B, WEW_v2.0, whole genome shotgun sequence genomic window, AAAACCACCATGGGGGAGAATTGATCCGGTTTTGGAGAGTTTAGGGGCTGATTGATCCGGTTTTAGACTTTGGGGGGAAATTGGTCCATCAGACAGGATTTGAGGGGGAAAACGATACTTTCCTCTTTCCGTTCTCAGGTTCTGGATGGGCTGAAGCGCCACTTCAAGGTCCGAGCCATAGGGCCGTGCGTTCCTCTGCCGGCCGCCGATGATTCCGGGGACGTCGACCGCTTCACCTACGGCGCCAACCTGCTCGACCCGGAGGACACCTGCATCAAGTGGCTGGACGCCAAGCCTCCCCGCTCCGTCGCCTACGTCTCCTTCGGCAGCAACGCGTCCATCGGCGCCGCCCAGATGGAGGAGCTGTcccgcggcctcctcgccgccggcaAGCCGTTCGTGTGGGTCGTCAGGGCCAGCGAGGAGGCgcagctcccgcgccacctccTGGACGAAGCGACGGCGTCGGACGACGCGCTCATCGTGCGCTGGAGCCCGCAGCTGGACGTCCTGGTGCACCGCGCCGTGGGCTGCTTCGTCACGCACTGCGGCTGGAACTCCACGCTGGAGGCGCTCGGCTTCGGGGTGCCGATGGCGGCGCTGCCGCTGTGGACCGACCAGCCGATCAACGCCCGCCTCATCGAGGAGGCGTGGGGCGCCGGCGTGCGcgcgcgccgcgacgcgtccgcgggggTGTTCCCGCGCGGCGAGATCGAGCAATGCGTGCGCGCCGTCATGGAAGACGAGGGCGGCAGGGCGGCTTCCGCCCGCGCGGCGGCACGACATCTGAGAGACGCGGCGCCCACGGTGCTCGCGCCCGGCGGAGCCTCCGACAAGAAACTGGGAGGGTTCTTGGAGTTGGCGTGCGACGTCATGGACGATGGCGCCACCAGGTCCGAACCTTCCCCGCGCGAGGCGGCACGTCGGTGGAGCGAGGCTGCGCGCGCCGCGGTAGCCCCCGGCGGCAGCTCCGACCAGAACCTGGACGAGTTCGTGGACTATCTGCGGGCTAGCTCTGTCGCGTGAGTCTTGTAATCAAACATGTGGTCGATGATCTGTACTGTTGTAGTCTGCGTCGTTTGTGTCGCTGTTATCTGCGGGCTAGCTCTGTCGCGTGAGTCTTGTAATCAAACATGTGGTCGATGATCTGTACTGTTGTAATCAAATATGAGGACGCCGGCGAAGCCGCGCGCGCCCcagggatggtggcggcggggctcctTTGCGTCTGCGCTCGCTTGCTAGTCGCCGTGAGATCCGGTACGACGGGCCTCTTCGCGGGCGTCGGGGAGTAGATCCGGGGCTGCCCATCCCGGATCCGGCGCGTGGTGGTGCGGGGCTGGCGGCGGCGCGTGTCCTACGTGCGATGGTCTTCCTGCTGGTCCGGTCGCCCGCGGAGAGCAGGGAGCGAGGAGGAAACGGGCTGTGGGCCATGGCGTCTTGCCGCGGTGGTGGTGAGCCAGTGACGAGGGGTTGCTGCACGGAGGCTGCTCCAGCGGCGCGGATCTGGAGAGCATACTAGCGTGGGGTTCTCGGGTGCCGGAGCGGTGGCCCCGGACTTCTTCTTCGGTGACGGCGGCCATGGTGGCTGCGTGGGCAGCGCCACGGCTGGAGCTCGGGGACATCGGTGCTCTGCGGCTATGTGTCGGCCCTCGGTTGTGCCGGGGACGCTTGGTGCCGGCCGGTGGGTTGGCTGTTGCCGTTGTGCGGCCGCCGGATCTGACCAGACGTGGCTGGTTCTGGCTCCTACGGTGGTGTTGGGGTAGCCTTGTCAGCGGCTCTGCACGGAGCAGGTGGCCGCGGTGGGACTACTCTGATCGGTGGCTCCGGGCTCTGGTGGCGGGTGGCGGTTCAGGCGGGTGGTGGCTCTCGTGTGTCGGTTCGAGGGGAGGGCTTCCTTTGGCTGCTCGGGGCGAAAGCCTTGCTCTGGCCTTGGTCTAAGCCGATGATGGCGACGCTTGTGAGCGCTACACCTTTTTGGAGGCGTCATCGTTCAAGGGCCTACGACCTCTTCTCTCAcactccgggggaaacccttgttCCAGGTTCCTGGGCGGACGGTGACGGCGCTCCGGTGTCGTGGTCCTTCTTGGAGGCATCATTTTGGAGTGGTCTTGGCCGGGGAGAGCCATCGGCTCGGGTGGTGCGCGGCCTCGGGGCCGGTGTGGAAGTCGGAGCGGCGGCTCCGGATCTCATCGTCATGAAGGGGTGTCGGCACTGGTCACGTGGGTGGCAGTGTCGTTGGCCAGTCTGGTGCGCGGCCTCGGGGTCAGCGTGGATGTCGGAGCGATGGCTCCGGATATAGTTGTTGGGTGTCGGCTTTGGTTGCTTGGGTGACGAAGCTGGCGGCTCGTCTGGTATGCAGCCTCGGGGTCGGTGTGTGTGGTTTTCATCTGTACGTCAGAGCGGCGGCTCCGGAGATGGTTGTAGGGTGTCGGCTCCGGTTGCTTGGGCGGCAGAGTGGGCGGCTCGTCTGGTGCGTGGCCTCGTGGTCGGCGTGGATGCCGAAGCGGCGGCTTCGGTTTTGGTTGTAGGGTGTCGGCTACGGTTTGCTTGGGTGACGGAGCCGGCGGCTCGGCTGGTGTGCAGCCCCGGGGTCGGCGTGTGTTCATGATGCCCTGTTGGGTGAGTGTTGTAACGGTTTTCGTCCGGGTTTTCGTTAATTAACTGGGCATCTCTCCTCTTAATCATTGAAAGTGGCAAATCTTTTGCCCtgcttcaaaaagaaaaaaaacaattcATGCCAGCATATCTGAGTTCGTTTATTTTGAGTCAGCGATTGGGAGCTCAGGTGGCCTTCACGAACACTGATCTTTtgtttgtgtgtgtgcgcgcgtgtgggGCTCTGATCAGCCAACTTTGTTTTTCAGTATCTATTATTTGGACACCCATAATTGCCGCACGTTCGGTCTGTGGAGGCACCAGACCGAACGAATTGTTCGGTAGGATCGTTTCCCAGAGCAGTTCGATCGAACCAACCCCTAGAAAAATATAGGGTGAAAATACGGCAACCATGGTCCCTCATGAAAAGGAAAAATTCACATCAAACAGATGAAAAGTAAAAATTTGCAATCAATGTCAATTTTCCATAGAAAATAAAAAGTAAATTTCCATGGTTCATAaagtaaagttgccatggcaaGAATGAAAAGTGAATTtgccatgtactccctctgttccaaaatagatgacccaactttgtactaaagatagtacaaagttggatcatctattttggaacggagggagtatgttggaCTAAAATTGCCGTCTATCACTTTTCTCCCAAAATTTCAAGTCGTCCCTGGCTTTATGGCGCtccaacccacccacccacccctaaaccctagctctccggcgaTCTCCACTTCTCACCAATAATTTGGTGATTCAATCCACTCATCTTGTTCGGCGCATCAAGATCTCTCTCCTTGTGTCCTTGGAGATGGATCCCTCGATTggatctacccttggcttggatttctccaagggtagaGTTTTTGCTGATGAGATCTACAAGGCTTCTGGTCTCACCGTTCACCCTATGGCTGATAGAGGGGCTTTCACCCTGGTGGTTTCTTTCAGCGGGCATGACTTCAG contains:
- the LOC119279587 gene encoding indole-3-acetate beta-glucosyltransferase-like, with the translated sequence MSIANVLLVPYPCQSHINPMLQFAKRLASKGVPAALVVTRFIARTVQFDAGPVRVESISDGHDEGGLPSAASVDEYVERLESSGSASLAALIEEGHFTHVVYDSFMHWVARTARGLGRPAVPFSTQSCAASAVYYYINSGLLDAPPPGDNSGVRSEPFAGLPRLERWEFPSFVFHDAPYPALTAPALAQFADRDVGDWVLVNSFDELEFEIVLDGLKRHFKVRAIGPCVPLPAADDSGDVDRFTYGANLLDPEDTCIKWLDAKPPRSVAYVSFGSNASIGAAQMEELSRGLLAAGKPFVWVVRASEEAQLPRHLLDEATASDDALIVRWSPQLDVLVHRAVGCFVTHCGWNSTLEALGFGVPMAALPLWTDQPINARLIEEAWGAGVRARRDASAGVFPRGEIEQCVRAVMEDEGGRAASARAAAARRWSEAARAAVAPGGSSDQNLDEFVDYLRASSVA